A part of Aegilops tauschii subsp. strangulata cultivar AL8/78 chromosome 2, Aet v6.0, whole genome shotgun sequence genomic DNA contains:
- the LOC109747435 gene encoding peroxidase 2-like codes for MYTCWIQTGGPYIDVLLGRRDGLTPASADLVFTIPAPSFDVPTLISSFGNRSLGVADLVALSGAHTFGVAHCPSFSDRFTPIIDANPAIGPMFAKMLKAKCAKDVPEGTVTQPLDGATPKVFDNVYYSDLINRRGLLKSDQGLIDHPDTKGMATRFARNQLVFFAQFAKSMLKMSTMDVLTGSQGEIRLNCAVPNARAEGIETAGNEGHASNM; via the coding sequence ATGTATACGTGCTGGATACAGACCGGAGGGCCCTACATCGACGTTCTCCTGGGCCGTCGCGACGGGCTCACCCCGGCATCGGCGGACCTAGTCTTCACCATACCAGCGCCCTCCTTCGACGTGCCCACCCTCATCAGCTCCTTCGGCAACCGGAGCCTTGGCGTGGCGGACCTGGTGGCGCTCTCCGGCGCGCACACCTTTGGTGTCGCCCATTGCCCCTCCTTCTCCGACCGCTTCACGCCGATCATCGACGCCAACCCGGCCATCGGCCCCATGTTCGCCAAGATGTTAAAAGCCAAGTGCGCCAAGGACGTCCCGGAGGGCACCGTCACCCAGCCACTCGACGGGGCCACGCCAAAGGTGTTTGACAACGTCTACTATAGCGACCTCATCAACAGGCGTGGGCTGCTCAAGTCCGACCAGGGCCTCATCGACCACCCAGACACCAAAGGCATGGCCACGAGGTTCGCGCGCAACCAGTTAGTCTTCTTCGCGCAGTTTGCCAAGTCCATGTTGAAGATGAGCACTATGGACGTGCTCACCGGCAGCCAGGGCGAGATACGGCTGAACTGCGCCGTACCCAACGCACGTGCCGAGGGCATCGAGACCGCTGGCAACGAGGGCCATGCTTCCAACATGTAA
- the LOC109747444 gene encoding peroxidase 12, giving the protein MASRAAAAVLVLAALICAAHSSVAAEGLSRGFHAASCPDLENIAGSLVAETFRRDVGVAPALIRILFHDCFPQGCDASVLLTGNNSELNAVPNQTLRPVALDLIERIRAAVHRACGPTVSCADITVLATRDALVQAGGPHFDVAFGRRDALAPASQDLVDTLPAPSFDVPTLISSFGNRSLDVADLVALSGAHTFGIAHCPSFSDRFTPNVDLNPLIDPLFARRLRAKCAKDVPQGTVNQTLDVRTPDVFDNKYYFDLIVRQGLFKSDQGLIDHPDTRLLASRFALIQSAFFRQFAKSMVKMSNMDLLTGTQGEIRLNCAVPNKRVEGIETANDDGHTAAM; this is encoded by the exons ATGGCGTCCAGAGCAGCAGCGGCCGTCCTCGTCCTTGCAGCCTTGATCTGCGCCGCGCACTCCTCGGTGGCTGCTGAGGGGCTTTCGCGGGGCTTCCACGCGGCGTCGTGCCCGGATCTGGAGAACATCGCGGGGTCGCTCGTGGCAGAGACCTTCCGCCGCGACGTCGGCGTCGCCCCGGCCCTCATCCGCATCCTCTTCCACGACTGCTTCCCGCAGGGCTGCGACGCGTCGGTGCTTCTCACGGGGAACAACAGTGAGCTGAATGCGGTGCCCAACCAGACGCTCCGCCCCGTGGCTCTGGACCTCATCGAGCGCATCCGCGCCGCCGTCCACCGCGCCTGCGGCCCGACCGTCTCCTGCGCCGACATCACCGTCCTCGCCACCCGTGACGCCCTCGTGCAG GCTGGCGGGCCCCACTTCGACGTCGCCTTTGGCCGCCGCGACGCGCTCGCCCCGGCGTCGCAGGACCTCGTGGACACCCTGCCGGCGCCCTCCTTCGACGTGCCGACCCTCATCTCCTCCTTCGGCAACCGGAGCCTCGACGTGGCGGACCTCGTCGCCCTCTCCGGCGCGCACACCTTCGGCATCGCCCACTGCCCCTCCTTCTCCGACCGCTTCACTCCCAACGTCGACCTCAACCCGCTCATCGATCCGTTATTCGCCAGGAGGCTGCGGGCCAAGTGCGCCAAGGACGTGCCCCAGGGCACCGTCAACCAGACCCTCGACGTGCGCACGCCCGACGTGTTTGACAACAAGTACTACTTCGACCTCATCGTGAGGCAGGGCCTGTTCAAGTCAGACCAGGGCCTCATCGACCACCCCGACACCAGGCTCTTGGCTTCACGGTTCGCGCTCATCCAGTCCGCCTTCTTCAGGCAGTTCGCCAAGTCCATGGTGAAGATGAGCAACATGGACTTGCTCACTGGCACCCAGGGCGAGATCCGGCTGAACTGCGCCGTTCCCAACAAGCGTGTCGAGGGCATCGAGACCGCCAACGACGACGGCCACACCGCCGCCATGTGA